In a single window of the Anaerocolumna cellulosilytica genome:
- a CDS encoding LysM peptidoglycan-binding domain-containing protein has translation MIIHVVKPGETLTFIADYYGVSQSKLIQDNDIINPNELVVGQTIVIAYPEQTYTVEEGDTLEGIASRFNVTILQLLRNNPSISDRTFLEIGETLVISYKTGREITTNGFAYAFIEKSTLIKTLPYLTFLSLFNYTVNKDAELIPYFDESEIIQLAKAYDVVPLMSLTTLTTAGVPDLTAANQILLSDSLQEHLADNTLKVIQSFGYSGVNITFSFLSELNQELYHSLLSKLYNRLKKEGYLVFSTINPNIRTLGDRVDFSQVDYGALSKYADTLGFSNFVWGTNYGPPTPVSSNYNQQVFLNYITPMVPGHKIEIGTPVIGYDWELSYISSIVSNATSLTINAAIQLASNFNIPIDFDETSQTPFFLYNQLNYYGLPARHIVWFIDARTINSILDLIMEYGLQGKAIWNVMIFYAQMWLIINSQYKIVKFVELIK, from the coding sequence ATGATTATACATGTTGTCAAACCGGGTGAAACTCTAACTTTTATTGCTGACTATTATGGAGTGTCCCAATCAAAATTAATACAGGACAATGACATAATAAATCCGAATGAGTTAGTGGTAGGGCAGACTATAGTTATTGCTTATCCTGAACAAACCTATACAGTGGAGGAAGGGGATACTCTGGAAGGAATTGCTTCCAGATTCAATGTTACCATTCTTCAATTGCTGCGAAATAATCCCAGTATTTCAGACAGAACTTTTCTAGAAATTGGTGAAACACTTGTAATAAGTTATAAGACCGGCAGAGAAATTACAACCAATGGCTTTGCTTATGCGTTTATAGAAAAAAGCACATTAATTAAAACTTTACCGTATTTGACTTTCCTGTCCCTTTTTAATTACACCGTAAATAAAGACGCAGAATTAATCCCTTATTTCGATGAATCTGAAATAATACAATTGGCAAAAGCGTATGATGTAGTCCCTTTAATGTCTCTAACTACCCTAACAACTGCCGGTGTTCCTGACCTTACTGCTGCCAATCAAATTTTATTAAGTGATAGCTTACAAGAGCATCTTGCTGATAATACCTTAAAAGTCATACAGTCATTTGGCTACTCTGGTGTAAATATAACCTTTAGTTTTCTAAGTGAACTGAATCAGGAGTTATATCATAGCTTATTATCGAAACTTTATAATCGGTTAAAAAAAGAAGGCTATCTGGTATTCTCAACCATTAATCCTAATATTCGCACTCTTGGAGATCGGGTAGATTTTTCTCAGGTAGACTACGGTGCCTTAAGTAAATATGCTGATACTTTGGGCTTCTCTAATTTTGTATGGGGAACTAATTATGGACCGCCTACTCCGGTAAGCTCCAACTATAACCAGCAGGTATTTCTTAATTACATTACACCTATGGTCCCGGGACATAAGATTGAAATAGGTACACCCGTCATAGGTTATGATTGGGAACTTTCCTATATCTCCTCCATCGTTTCCAATGCCACATCCCTTACTATAAATGCTGCTATACAGCTGGCCAGTAATTTCAATATACCCATAGACTTTGACGAAACTTCACAGACACCTTTCTTTTTATATAACCAATTGAATTATTATGGACTGCCGGCACGCCACATTGTCTGGTTTATAGATGCCAGAACTATTAACTCCATACTAGATTTAATTATGGAGTATGGTTTACAGGGTAAGGCCATATGGAATGTAATGATTTTTTACGCTCAGATGTGGCTGATTATTAACTCCCAATACAAAATAGTAAAATTCGTTGAACTCATTAAATAA
- a CDS encoding glycoside hydrolase family 88/105 protein, whose protein sequence is MTTVREKTPLYYGELACDTLMAKYRPEELPPKGRFHYHQGVFLSGMEQCYFQNRDEKYYNYIKDWVDSIIDEDGKVTEYDATQLDDLQPCILLFHLYEKTKDERYKTALHTLIPLVKGWKTNSQGGFWHKEIYPNQMWLDGLYMGGPFSVHFGKTFAYPEYFDLITHQALLMYEHTRDFKTGLLYHGWDETREAIWAHPATGKAPEFWGRAIGWYPVALLDIFDYLPEEHSKKPELVLILQDLLKSLVPFQDESTGLWYQVVDKVNESDNWLETSCTCLFVCALAKAVRMGYLHKIYLKYAWKGFDGVINRLKYDENGGIVIDGVCIGTGIGDYTHYINRPTSVNDLHGAGAFILMCAEMNLAETL, encoded by the coding sequence ATGACAACCGTTAGAGAAAAAACACCGCTTTATTACGGTGAACTTGCCTGTGATACACTTATGGCGAAATACCGCCCGGAGGAGTTACCGCCTAAAGGCCGATTCCATTATCATCAGGGTGTTTTCCTTTCAGGAATGGAACAATGCTATTTTCAAAATAGAGATGAAAAATATTATAATTATATAAAGGACTGGGTAGACAGTATCATCGATGAAGATGGTAAAGTAACCGAATATGATGCGACTCAACTAGATGACCTGCAGCCTTGCATCCTGCTTTTTCACCTGTATGAAAAGACAAAAGACGAACGCTATAAAACAGCTCTTCATACCTTGATTCCTTTGGTAAAAGGTTGGAAAACCAATTCCCAGGGAGGATTTTGGCATAAAGAAATTTATCCAAATCAGATGTGGCTAGATGGTCTGTACATGGGCGGTCCTTTTTCAGTACACTTTGGTAAGACCTTTGCGTATCCCGAATATTTTGATTTAATTACCCATCAGGCATTATTAATGTATGAGCATACCAGAGACTTTAAAACCGGTCTTCTTTATCATGGATGGGATGAAACCAGAGAAGCTATCTGGGCTCACCCTGCTACCGGAAAGGCTCCTGAATTCTGGGGACGTGCGATTGGCTGGTATCCGGTTGCTTTACTTGACATTTTTGATTACTTACCGGAGGAGCATTCCAAAAAACCGGAGCTTGTCTTAATACTCCAAGATTTATTAAAATCCTTAGTACCATTTCAGGATGAGTCAACAGGCCTTTGGTATCAGGTGGTTGACAAAGTGAACGAATCTGATAACTGGTTGGAAACCTCTTGCACCTGCCTGTTTGTATGTGCACTGGCAAAGGCTGTCAGAATGGGTTACCTTCACAAAATCTATCTTAAGTATGCCTGGAAAGGGTTTGACGGCGTTATAAACCGTCTGAAATACGATGAAAATGGCGGTATCGTAATTGATGGTGTATGCATTGGCACCGGTATTGGGGATTACACTCACTATATTAACCGTCCTACTAGTGTTAATGATTTACATGGTGCCGGGGCCTTTATCTTAATGTGTGCAGAAATGAACCTAGCTGAAACACTTTAA
- a CDS encoding helix-turn-helix transcriptional regulator, whose product MSKRNFVLNNFADIFSVSRKKQANHIMPYSHFHSSYEAYYLLEGERQFFIKDRTIVIKAGDLIIIQPDVLHKTANGNYPEHEKIILNFKEEFIPAFRGDLFKKLYSAFDEDYLVIHFTLQYKIQVEDMLQRIVQEAREKKGAYEIYIQSLVLQLLILSSRYLEEHIMEPLEYLNPMHERISEIVRYINKHYKKELSLPYLADKFFVSPYYLSHAFKEVTGFTFVEYVNSVRIKEAKKLLEETNLKVYFIAAKVGYGSITHFGRVFKEITGHAPLYYRKKK is encoded by the coding sequence ATGAGCAAACGGAACTTTGTACTTAATAATTTTGCGGATATTTTCTCTGTATCCAGAAAAAAACAAGCCAATCATATTATGCCGTACAGTCATTTTCATAGCTCCTATGAGGCATATTACTTGTTAGAGGGAGAAAGACAGTTTTTTATCAAGGACAGAACAATCGTCATTAAGGCAGGAGATTTAATTATTATACAACCTGATGTGTTACACAAAACAGCCAATGGGAATTATCCAGAGCATGAAAAAATTATACTTAATTTTAAAGAAGAGTTTATACCTGCCTTTAGAGGTGATTTGTTTAAAAAGCTTTATTCTGCCTTTGATGAGGATTATCTGGTGATTCATTTCACTCTGCAATATAAAATACAGGTCGAGGATATGTTACAGCGGATTGTACAAGAAGCCAGAGAGAAGAAGGGAGCTTATGAAATCTATATACAAAGTCTTGTATTGCAACTGTTGATTTTGTCCTCCCGGTACTTAGAAGAACATATTATGGAGCCCTTAGAATATCTTAATCCCATGCATGAACGAATCAGTGAAATTGTACGTTACATTAATAAACATTATAAAAAAGAATTATCTCTGCCGTATCTGGCAGATAAATTCTTTGTCAGCCCTTACTATTTAAGCCATGCCTTCAAAGAGGTAACTGGTTTTACCTTTGTAGAATATGTGAATAGTGTACGGATTAAGGAAGCGAAAAAGTTGTTAGAAGAAACCAACTTAAAGGTATATTTTATAGCAGCTAAAGTGGGTTATGGAAGTATAACACATTTCGGTCGGGTATTTAAAGAAATAACCGGACATGCACCTCTTTATTATCGTAAAAAGAAATGA
- a CDS encoding MarR family winged helix-turn-helix transcriptional regulator yields the protein MNKKTDLKLKDCACKRLRMSTRIVTQFYDNAFRKAGLKSTQYSLLKDIASRQGGISVNELANLSLMDQTTVTRNIEILRKNELITVKTADIDSRKKCIAVSEAGKERLTEATPIWKETQRQVQELVGEEKYEAFLEVLSCLENLK from the coding sequence ATGAATAAAAAAACAGACCTAAAATTAAAGGATTGTGCCTGTAAGAGACTTAGAATGTCAACCCGGATTGTGACTCAGTTTTATGATAATGCCTTTCGCAAAGCTGGGTTAAAATCCACCCAGTACTCACTGCTTAAGGATATAGCCTCCAGGCAGGGCGGAATCTCGGTAAATGAACTTGCAAATCTATCTCTGATGGACCAGACAACAGTCACTAGAAATATTGAAATTTTACGTAAGAATGAACTAATAACGGTGAAAACAGCAGATATAGATTCCCGAAAGAAATGTATTGCAGTCAGTGAAGCTGGGAAAGAAAGACTTACAGAGGCAACACCAATATGGAAAGAGACCCAAAGACAGGTACAAGAGTTAGTTGGAGAAGAAAAATATGAGGCATTTTTAGAGGTTTTATCCTGTTTGGAGAACCTGAAATAA
- a CDS encoding glycoside hydrolase family 43 protein, producing the protein MKEFDGNKSNREYCNPVQRGFFPDPSVIRVGEDYYMVNSSFQYFPAIPISHSKDMVHWHIIGHAVVNTEYLPMEDIKDSHGIWAPDISYVDGTFYIFATLRLNGDGGRGNNVLRRQLMVTSKTPEGPYSKPVWLEADAIDPSHFVDEDGKHYMVIASAATVYEISSDCTKLISGPKVAWPGTGERCPEGPHIMKKDGWYYAIVAEGGTGYGHGINVARSKNLYGPYEECPYNPVIRQKDPKASLQRTGHGKLVQTQNGDWWIYYLLGRPNEGKFTTVGRESGLDPVTWTDDGWFIVNEGKGPSLVQKAPMLPECIYERNTMDDFDKETLNLEWEFVRLPDNGSWSLTERPGYFRIWTRDGQLHEIKAKNTLLRREQELSYKAETKLEFYPERNGEQAGLTCYYSTATYVRFSLCYEEGRKLQLVINRNHGEELMAEVKDIKEAPVYLKVEVDKLTRSFYYSYDGIAWEKAGVLTDCIYLCDEGVPDDPKRHTGTLVGIYANNGGCGSRRPADFDYFKYED; encoded by the coding sequence GTGAAAGAATTTGATGGTAACAAAAGCAACAGAGAGTACTGTAATCCGGTACAGAGAGGTTTTTTTCCTGACCCCTCGGTAATTAGGGTGGGTGAGGATTATTATATGGTTAATTCCTCTTTTCAGTACTTTCCGGCAATACCCATATCCCATTCTAAGGATATGGTACATTGGCACATAATAGGGCATGCAGTGGTGAACACAGAGTATCTGCCTATGGAAGATATTAAAGATTCCCATGGAATCTGGGCACCGGATATATCCTATGTAGACGGTACATTCTATATCTTTGCTACTTTGCGATTAAACGGTGATGGTGGCAGGGGCAACAATGTTCTTCGCAGACAACTAATGGTAACTTCAAAAACTCCAGAGGGACCTTATTCAAAGCCGGTATGGCTGGAGGCAGATGCTATTGACCCGTCTCACTTTGTGGACGAAGACGGCAAGCATTATATGGTAATAGCAAGTGCTGCCACGGTTTATGAGATAAGCAGTGATTGCACCAAGTTAATAAGTGGTCCGAAGGTTGCTTGGCCAGGTACGGGAGAGAGATGCCCGGAAGGTCCACATATTATGAAAAAGGACGGTTGGTATTATGCCATTGTTGCCGAGGGTGGAACCGGTTATGGCCACGGAATCAATGTGGCACGTTCAAAAAATCTGTATGGTCCTTACGAAGAATGCCCCTATAATCCGGTTATCAGACAAAAAGACCCGAAGGCTTCTCTTCAAAGAACCGGTCACGGTAAACTGGTACAGACTCAAAATGGAGACTGGTGGATATATTATCTGCTGGGAAGACCCAATGAAGGAAAATTTACCACGGTTGGAAGGGAATCAGGACTAGATCCGGTCACCTGGACAGACGACGGATGGTTTATTGTAAATGAAGGAAAAGGGCCAAGTCTGGTTCAAAAGGCACCCATGTTACCGGAATGTATCTATGAAAGAAATACTATGGATGATTTTGATAAGGAAACTCTTAATCTGGAATGGGAGTTTGTACGGCTGCCGGATAATGGTTCATGGTCTCTGACAGAAAGGCCGGGATATTTTAGAATATGGACCAGAGACGGTCAGCTTCATGAAATCAAAGCAAAGAATACACTGCTTCGCAGAGAACAAGAGTTGAGTTATAAAGCGGAGACAAAGCTAGAGTTTTATCCTGAGCGTAATGGAGAACAGGCCGGACTAACCTGTTATTACAGTACGGCAACTTATGTCAGGTTCAGTTTATGCTATGAAGAGGGAAGAAAGCTGCAACTGGTTATAAATAGAAATCATGGGGAAGAGCTAATGGCAGAAGTAAAAGACATAAAAGAGGCCCCGGTTTATCTAAAAGTGGAAGTTGATAAATTAACCAGGAGCTTTTACTACAGTTATGACGGAATAGCTTGGGAAAAAGCAGGAGTTCTTACAGATTGTATTTATTTGTGTGATGAAGGGGTACCAGATGATCCCAAGAGACATACCGGAACCTTAGTTGGTATCTATGCAAATAACGGAGGTTGTGGCAGCAGAAGACCGGCAGATTTCGATTATTTTAAATATGAAGATTAA
- a CDS encoding epoxyqueuosine reductase produces the protein MLSIEKSIQAKAYALGYEKCGIVPIHKLDGYEEKLKERIEKVPESERFYQGQKRLLNLNNTYPWAKSAVVLALSYNKYKVPEQVKGHIAKSYLFDVRIDKNSVEYNNRQKFEQYLGKLGIKAENNKKFGIVGMRWAALQAGLGVVRRNNFFYTESGSWNHIEAWLIDKDIELLEEKSLAPCPAGCSKCIGSCPTKSLSEAYTMSPTKCISYLTTFGGRELYQEPLAGKFGDCIYGCDICQDVCPMNAKEWKGREEFPGLSEIIPNLSPENIMSMRQEYYTAKIQPKFFYLTDKELWKWQVNTLNYMDNQYKDEYRKYILKACESEYTQVRNMALIIIKNRLLAV, from the coding sequence ATGCTATCAATAGAAAAGAGTATTCAGGCAAAGGCCTATGCATTGGGATATGAAAAATGCGGTATTGTGCCTATTCATAAGTTGGATGGTTATGAAGAAAAGTTAAAAGAACGGATAGAAAAGGTACCGGAATCAGAAAGATTCTATCAAGGGCAAAAGAGGTTGCTTAATCTGAACAATACATATCCATGGGCAAAATCGGCAGTAGTCCTTGCACTTTCCTATAACAAATATAAGGTTCCGGAGCAGGTAAAGGGACACATTGCAAAATCTTATTTGTTTGATGTACGGATTGATAAAAATTCGGTTGAATACAATAACAGACAGAAGTTTGAACAGTATTTGGGGAAGTTAGGTATAAAAGCAGAAAATAATAAAAAATTTGGTATAGTAGGGATGAGATGGGCAGCCTTACAGGCAGGTCTTGGAGTGGTACGCCGCAATAATTTTTTTTATACGGAATCCGGTTCCTGGAATCATATAGAAGCCTGGTTGATTGACAAGGATATAGAGCTGTTGGAGGAAAAATCCCTTGCACCCTGTCCAGCAGGCTGTAGCAAATGTATTGGCAGTTGTCCCACCAAGTCCCTCTCAGAAGCTTATACTATGTCACCTACAAAATGTATTTCTTATCTAACAACGTTTGGAGGGCGTGAACTATACCAGGAGCCGCTTGCGGGGAAATTCGGGGACTGTATTTATGGGTGTGATATTTGTCAGGATGTTTGTCCCATGAATGCAAAAGAATGGAAGGGCAGGGAAGAATTTCCCGGACTTTCTGAAATTATACCCAATTTGAGTCCGGAAAATATTATGAGTATGAGGCAAGAGTATTACACTGCTAAAATTCAGCCAAAATTTTTCTATTTAACAGATAAAGAACTATGGAAATGGCAGGTTAATACTTTGAATTATATGGATAACCAATATAAGGATGAGTATAGAAAATATATCTTAAAGGCCTGTGAAAGTGAATATACCCAGGTTCGGAATATGGCCCTTATTATTATTAAGAATAGACTGCTGGCTGTATAG
- a CDS encoding LysM peptidoglycan-binding domain-containing protein: MIIHVVKPGDTVDSIAEYYGISANRLKIYNNLADTEALVIGESLIILIPEIIYTVKEGDSLAQIADSYRTTVIELLRNNPELSDKQILYPGDEIVISFREKKGHTIATNGFAYPYIDKNVLKKTLPYLTYITIYSYSVTSFGDLSNLEDEDIIGLAKAYGTAPIMMIIPGSNNTEEAMDIVNSIISDKTIEDRFIEQILLILKTKGYHGVSFHTPYIHPTYRERYRKHALRLLEHVTDAGYQVLDTFETPIIGFDYGLLAKELTGITLIVYEFGYSEGTPLGSLCTESLREIISEFTELVPPAKTSIGIPLQGYVWKLPFISGSTKGMAISYRAAIELASQNNAHIVYDAITNTASFHFYSGDEYLVRFWDVRSYNISLKFVPDFNLSGVGIWNIMTWYPQLFMCITSQYKILPLNENNQL, encoded by the coding sequence ATGATTATTCATGTTGTAAAACCTGGAGATACCGTTGATTCCATTGCAGAATACTATGGTATATCAGCAAACAGATTAAAAATATATAATAATTTAGCAGATACGGAAGCACTGGTAATAGGTGAAAGCCTCATCATACTAATACCTGAAATAATATATACCGTCAAAGAAGGAGATTCTTTGGCACAGATTGCTGATTCTTACCGCACTACTGTAATAGAACTTCTAAGAAACAATCCGGAATTATCTGATAAGCAGATTTTGTATCCGGGTGATGAAATTGTAATAAGTTTTCGGGAAAAGAAAGGACACACTATTGCTACCAATGGATTTGCCTACCCTTATATTGACAAAAATGTCTTAAAAAAAACCTTGCCCTACCTTACTTATATTACCATATACAGCTACAGTGTTACTTCTTTTGGTGACTTAAGCAATCTGGAAGATGAGGATATTATCGGACTGGCCAAAGCCTATGGTACAGCCCCCATAATGATGATTATACCCGGTTCTAATAATACCGAAGAAGCAATGGATATCGTAAATTCAATTATATCAGACAAGACCATTGAGGATAGGTTTATTGAACAGATTCTTCTTATCCTGAAAACAAAGGGATATCACGGTGTAAGTTTTCACACGCCTTACATCCATCCGACCTACCGTGAACGTTATAGAAAGCATGCCTTACGATTGCTTGAACACGTAACAGACGCCGGCTATCAAGTACTGGATACTTTTGAGACTCCTATCATTGGATTCGATTATGGATTATTGGCAAAGGAATTGACAGGAATTACCTTGATTGTTTATGAATTTGGTTATTCTGAAGGTACTCCCCTTGGCTCACTCTGTACAGAAAGCCTCCGAGAAATCATATCTGAGTTTACTGAGCTGGTTCCTCCTGCTAAAACCTCTATTGGTATCCCTTTGCAAGGATACGTCTGGAAGTTACCTTTTATATCAGGCTCTACAAAGGGTATGGCTATCAGCTACCGAGCCGCTATTGAACTGGCTTCTCAGAATAATGCCCATATTGTATATGACGCCATCACCAATACTGCTTCCTTTCATTTTTATTCAGGCGATGAATATCTGGTGCGCTTCTGGGATGTTAGAAGTTACAATATTTCCTTAAAATTTGTTCCGGATTTCAATTTATCCGGTGTTGGCATCTGGAATATTATGACCTGGTATCCCCAGCTCTTTATGTGTATAACTTCTCAGTATAAAATACTGCCGTTAAATGAAAATAACCAGTTATAA
- the abc-f gene encoding ribosomal protection-like ABC-F family protein, whose product MHEISLEGVKKYLDSVLILKNVTFLVTEGEKVAIVGENGCGKSTILKLIAGILKLHHCAGYPYAPIPPGFDEGWVKVSKDTVCAYLEQIPQYGSRLKVIDVLNLSFKEVHDLEAKLHQMEQSMVYLTGKDLKTALEKYGELVQLYELKGGYSIEEKISKICKGLNFTDSFLQQDFDQLSGGEKTTVALGKLLIDAPDVLLLDEPTNHLDIESVEWLEEYVKSYKGIVIVVSHDRYFLDNTVNKVIEIEDKVSHVYFGNYSEYIRQKEENIRLQYNRYKEQKKKISSMEQSVKELKEWAKKADNNKFVKRAASIQNKLDKLTPLNKPVVNRQNLKLTMNEGERSGKIVIKALNLSKVFENKTILQQAEVLVQYGERIALVGPNGCGKTTFLRMLLGELQPDEGILTLGAGVRSAYLPQNLIFEDEELTVLDYFREDTVVSEGQARDRLAKYKFYGGNVYKKIKLLSGGEKVRLKLCKLLFQELNLIILDEPTNHLDMISIESIEAALSEFKGTIFLISHDRYFINKMSQRILAIEDYSIKSYLGNYDDYRLQRERAENGQEKKEQPVQEKIIKTIDVKKSEKANFKKKQPLEKGKADSKKREEKIELLEKQLKELDKDIEKDTSDYERLSKLYQVKKELTDEIDALLEEWIDDPFCTQ is encoded by the coding sequence ATGCATGAAATTTCCCTTGAGGGCGTAAAAAAATATTTGGATTCGGTACTTATCCTTAAAAATGTTACTTTTCTGGTAACAGAGGGGGAGAAAGTGGCGATTGTAGGAGAAAACGGGTGTGGTAAATCCACTATACTAAAACTGATAGCTGGCATCTTAAAATTGCATCATTGTGCCGGTTATCCCTATGCCCCGATTCCGCCGGGATTTGATGAGGGATGGGTAAAGGTCTCTAAGGACACGGTTTGTGCCTATCTGGAACAAATTCCACAGTATGGCAGCAGACTAAAGGTGATAGATGTCTTAAATCTTAGCTTTAAAGAAGTACATGATTTAGAAGCAAAGCTGCATCAAATGGAACAGAGCATGGTGTATCTCACAGGTAAAGATTTAAAGACAGCCTTAGAAAAGTATGGAGAATTAGTGCAACTATATGAATTAAAGGGTGGTTATTCCATCGAAGAAAAAATAAGTAAAATCTGTAAGGGTTTGAACTTCACAGATAGTTTCTTGCAGCAGGATTTTGACCAGCTAAGTGGCGGCGAAAAGACCACAGTAGCGCTTGGTAAATTGCTTATTGATGCACCGGATGTATTATTATTAGATGAGCCTACCAATCATTTGGATATAGAATCTGTTGAATGGTTAGAGGAATATGTAAAAAGTTATAAAGGAATTGTAATCGTTGTTTCTCATGACAGATATTTTCTGGATAATACGGTAAATAAGGTAATCGAAATAGAGGATAAGGTAAGTCATGTCTATTTTGGGAATTATTCGGAGTATATCAGACAAAAAGAGGAGAATATTCGCCTTCAATATAATAGGTATAAGGAACAAAAAAAGAAAATTAGCAGTATGGAACAATCTGTAAAGGAGTTAAAGGAATGGGCAAAAAAGGCGGACAATAATAAGTTTGTAAAAAGGGCTGCAAGTATTCAAAACAAATTGGATAAGTTGACACCGCTTAATAAACCTGTAGTAAACCGGCAGAATCTTAAGCTTACCATGAATGAAGGGGAACGTTCCGGCAAAATTGTTATAAAGGCTTTAAATCTATCAAAAGTTTTTGAGAATAAGACAATTTTACAGCAGGCAGAAGTATTGGTACAGTATGGAGAGCGGATAGCATTAGTCGGGCCGAATGGCTGCGGAAAAACTACCTTTCTTAGAATGTTACTGGGGGAACTGCAGCCGGATGAAGGAATATTGACTTTAGGTGCTGGTGTCAGGAGTGCTTATTTACCTCAGAATTTGATTTTTGAAGATGAGGAACTTACGGTACTGGATTATTTTCGGGAGGATACGGTAGTTTCTGAGGGACAAGCAAGAGACCGTCTGGCAAAATATAAATTTTACGGCGGCAATGTATATAAAAAAATAAAACTTTTGTCAGGTGGAGAAAAGGTTCGTTTAAAGCTATGCAAACTGCTGTTTCAGGAGCTTAATCTTATTATACTGGATGAACCTACGAATCATCTGGATATGATATCCATAGAAAGCATTGAAGCGGCTCTTTCAGAGTTTAAAGGAACTATATTTCTCATATCCCATGACAGGTATTTTATTAATAAAATGAGTCAGAGAATTCTTGCCATTGAAGATTACAGCATTAAAAGTTATCTGGGTAATTATGATGATTATAGATTACAAAGAGAGAGAGCCGAGAATGGACAGGAAAAGAAAGAGCAGCCGGTTCAAGAGAAGATTATTAAAACAATAGATGTCAAAAAGTCTGAAAAAGCGAATTTTAAAAAGAAACAGCCCCTGGAAAAAGGTAAAGCAGATAGTAAAAAGCGGGAGGAAAAAATAGAATTACTTGAAAAACAATTAAAAGAACTTGATAAGGATATAGAGAAGGACACGTCTGATTATGAAAGATTAAGTAAGTTGTATCAGGTGAAGAAAGAACTTACTGATGAAATAGATGCCCTTCTAGAAGAATGGATAGATGACCCGTTTTGTACACAATAA